The following DNA comes from Chitinophagales bacterium.
TGTTATAAAACTCTCGTAATATGTTTTTATAATTTACAAAATTGGCTAAATCTAAAGAGAGTGTCCAAGAAAAATTTCGTTGGTTTTTCTTATAAGCAATTCTAAAATCGGGTCTAAAATAATTTTTGTATCGCTGTGTAAAAGCTAAGGAATCTATTTCCACTTCTTCATCTGCTATTTTTGAGGCATTTTCGTCTATTGGGGTATAATTAAACCCACCGGAGTATTGCAAACGCATACCTAATTCTAAAGAATTATTTTTCTTAAACTGAAATTCTTTGCCACCCATTAAAGCTAATCCAAAACGATTATCGTAAGCTGTAGAATACCATTTTTTGTCAATAGTTCGGTAAGAAGATTTAAAAACGGTAGCATTAAAATTTAAAAACCAATTTTTACTGTAGTATTTTTCTATATTTATATCTACGCCATAGTTCATACCCACACCTTTGCTTACTAATGAATCTAAAGCAAAACCATCTCTATCATTTAGCATCATATAGGTAGTGCCTGTTTGTGGCGTAATAGGCAAATGAAAAAGATATTGGAAGTAGGGTTCTACTTTTATTTTTAAATTATTAATAGGTAGCACTTCGTAGCCCAGTACAAAATGATTGTTTTTAATAAGTTTTAAATTTCTATTAGGAAATGTATTGGGTATAGTTTTGCTCTCTGTAAAATAAGAGCCCAAAGGTAAATGCTGACTGTGCAAGCCATAGGCAAAAGTTAGGGTGTGGCGTTTACTTATTTTTTGCTGAATAGAAATTCGGGGTTCTGCAAAAACAGAATTGTTTAAGGCTAAATATAAACCATGCACGCCACCTACGATGGTGGTGGTGGGCGTAGGTCTGTATTGCATTTGCACAAAAGGCTGTAGCAACGTAGTAGTTCCTTTTCCTTGTATTAATAAGTCTGTTTGGTTGGTTAAATTATTTAGTTCTGTTTCTTTAAACTTATAAAAAATTTGATGAGCTTCTAATCCTGCTTTTAAGTTTAGTCCTGCTTTTATTCTTAAATTGTAGGTAGAGTTTAGTCCTATTCTTGAATCTCGGTAGGCTCTGTATTTAAAATTGTGAAATTGAATATTGTTGCTCAGTGTATCGTAACTGTCAGTTATATCATTAAAAGAGCCGGCTACAACCGTTTTAACGTAAGATTTTTTATTGATAAGTTGCGTCCACGATACGCCAACAATTCCCAAATTAGTTACAAAATCTATTTGAAGTTTATCGGAATAGCCTTCCCATTTTGTAGAATCTTTTTTGGCATAAGTAATTTCTGAACTCAAGCCTCCCAAGCCAAAAATATTAATATAAGCTTTCTTTTTAGTAGGTACATTAATGTTAAAAGCTACATCTTGAAAAACATTTTCTGTGTTTTCTCCCACTACGTTTAAGCCTATTTTATTAAGCAAACCTAAGGTAGAATATCTATAATTAAACAAGTAAGATGCTTTAGATTCTTTTTTAAAAGGTCCTTCTGCACCAAACTCTAAACCTATCATGCCCGCTTTAAAAGAAAACTCGTGGCGTTCATTATTTCCTTTTCGGTAAGAAATATCAAAAACTCCGGCTAAGGCATTTCCGTATTCTGCGGAAAAAGCCCCGGTAGAAAAATCGGAACCCCCCATTAAATGAGGCGAAAGTGCCGTAATACCACCACCCGAAGAACCCGGACGAGAAAAGTGGTTTACGTTAGGAACATCTATGCCTTCTAATCGCCAAAGTACGCCTACGGCTGAGTTGCCTCTTATCATCACATCATTATTGTTGTCTTGGTTGCTCATTACTCCGGGCGAGTTTAGTGCCACCCTGCCGGGGTCGTTTATGCTTCCGGCAAACCTATTAGTTTCTTTTATACTAAAAGATTTGGTGCTTATTTGTAAGCTTTCATTTTTTGGTAATCCTTGTTTTTTTGCCGTTACTACCACTTCTTCAGTTTGGTTAACCATTTCTTGCATTTGTATATCTAAAGTTAGCTCTTTACCGGAGGTAAGTGTAAGTAAACCAGATGAATAGGGTTCGTATCCTAAATAACTACACTGCACATTCACTCTGCCTACAGGCACATTTTTTAGCTTATAATATCCGTCAAAATCTGTGGTGCTTGAAATAATATCTTCTCCATTTTTAATAAAAACTGTAGCACTGAGGAGTGGTTGTTGGGTTACTCCGTCAAGCACTCTTCCTTTTATAGTTTGGTTACTTTGAGCAAAAGAAAGCATAGAAAGTGTAGAGAATAAAAAAAAGTAAAATAATTTCATTCAGTATGTTGGATTGGTTAAATCAAAACTACAAAAGTTTTTTTAAATAAAAACACCTGTTTAATTATAATAAAAAAATTATAAATATCTGTTATTACATCATTTCTTAACGTATTTTTGATTAAGGTCAGTTAAAAGTGCACCTTAAGTTTGCAAGTGGGGCACCCATTAACCGAAAACTCCGTAAAAAATTAAACTGTTTGAAGAACGGAGTGATGATTTTTTTGAACTAAAAGTTCAAAAAAATCATCACATTAGGGGCGTCATTCCATAAAATTTTGTAGTGAAACGGAAAAATTTATATGGAATCCCAAATTCCTTTTACGGAAACAATTATTAAATTGATGTTCCGAACACCTGTGAGATTTTAATGGGTCGCTGAAAACTTAGTGCGATTCCCTGACTGCCGTCACCTGTCTACCGTAGAGGTAGAGGCAAGTTTTGTAACTTTTCTTTAGAAGAAAAGTTAATGTAAAATACTTCATAGGTATCTTTACAGATAGTTATAAAAATATTATATTAAAAAAACAATATGATAATATTTATGTAACAGAGTAGGTTACAACTCCGGCAAGAAAATTTCTGCCATCATACACCTGGCACTACCGCCACCTACTTCTTCTATAAAATTAATAGGCACGGTTATTATTTCTGTATGAGCTTCTATTTGGCTAAGTTGCTTTTCTGTCAGCGAGTCATAAGCACGCTGGCTCATAATTAAAAACAATTGTTTATCATCATTATAAACTTGTAGCATATTGCCTGCAAAATGTTGCTCTAATTGCTCTCTTGTTATTTCTATTATTTCTAAACCGTCTTCTTCTAAAGATGCTTTAACTTCTGTTCTTTCGGCTTTGTTGGTTATGGAATCTAAGCAAATTACGGCAAATTCATAGCCTATACACATTACTACATTAGTGTGATATTGCTCTTCGCCATTAGTTTTGTAGGCATGAAACTGTATTAAATCGTATTCTATTTCTTTGGCAAATTTTTTAAGCAGTTTTTCATTAGTTCTTGGTGAAATACAAGCATAAACTTTGCTGTGTAGATGGTCAAAAATCATACTGCCTGTTCCTTCTAATATTAATCCTTCATTTTCATAGTGCGACCAATCATTTACACTATTTACGGCAAAATTTTCTTTAATAAACTCAATAATTTCCGGGTCGCGTTCTACTCTTCTATTTTTGGTGAGCATGGGATACAAATAAATATCTCCATTTTGGTGCATGCTTATCCAGTTATTAGGGAAAATAGCGTCTGGTTTTTCCGGTGTTTCATCATCTTCTACTACCCAAACATTTATGTTGTTTTCCTCTAAAATATCTACCATTTTATCAAACTCTTCTTGAGCTTTTGCTATGGTTTCAGCTTTGCTTAAAGCAGGTTTGTTTTGGTAATCGTTTGTTTTGGCTGTTTCTTCGTTATACTGGAAAGAAGCGGGTCTTACCATTAAAATATTAGAAGCACATTGTATCATTTTTTATTGCAATTGTACGTTTAATAAAACAGGTTGATGGTCAGAATATTTAAAATCTATATTTACACCTTTTACTTCTTC
Coding sequences within:
- a CDS encoding TonB-dependent receptor, producing the protein MKLFYFFLFSTLSMLSFAQSNQTIKGRVLDGVTQQPLLSATVFIKNGEDIISSTTDFDGYYKLKNVPVGRVNVQCSYLGYEPYSSGLLTLTSGKELTLDIQMQEMVNQTEEVVVTAKKQGLPKNESLQISTKSFSIKETNRFAGSINDPGRVALNSPGVMSNQDNNNDVMIRGNSAVGVLWRLEGIDVPNVNHFSRPGSSGGGITALSPHLMGGSDFSTGAFSAEYGNALAGVFDISYRKGNNERHEFSFKAGMIGLEFGAEGPFKKESKASYLFNYRYSTLGLLNKIGLNVVGENTENVFQDVAFNINVPTKKKAYINIFGLGGLSSEITYAKKDSTKWEGYSDKLQIDFVTNLGIVGVSWTQLINKKSYVKTVVAGSFNDITDSYDTLSNNIQFHNFKYRAYRDSRIGLNSTYNLRIKAGLNLKAGLEAHQIFYKFKETELNNLTNQTDLLIQGKGTTTLLQPFVQMQYRPTPTTTIVGGVHGLYLALNNSVFAEPRISIQQKISKRHTLTFAYGLHSQHLPLGSYFTESKTIPNTFPNRNLKLIKNNHFVLGYEVLPINNLKIKVEPYFQYLFHLPITPQTGTTYMMLNDRDGFALDSLVSKGVGMNYGVDINIEKYYSKNWFLNFNATVFKSSYRTIDKKWYSTAYDNRFGLALMGGKEFQFKKNNSLELGMRLQYSGGFNYTPIDENASKIADEEVEIDSLAFTQRYKNYFRPDFRIAYKKNQRNFSWTLSLDLANFVNYKNILREFYNKDTGKIDYKYQMGILPILAFNIDFFGKKLVDKEQDAKKRKEKKK
- a CDS encoding amidinotransferase, whose translation is MQCASNILMVRPASFQYNEETAKTNDYQNKPALSKAETIAKAQEEFDKMVDILEENNINVWVVEDDETPEKPDAIFPNNWISMHQNGDIYLYPMLTKNRRVERDPEIIEFIKENFAVNSVNDWSHYENEGLILEGTGSMIFDHLHSKVYACISPRTNEKLLKKFAKEIEYDLIQFHAYKTNGEEQYHTNVVMCIGYEFAVICLDSITNKAERTEVKASLEEDGLEIIEITREQLEQHFAGNMLQVYNDDKQLFLIMSQRAYDSLTEKQLSQIEAHTEIITVPINFIEEVGGGSARCMMAEIFLPEL